In one Dreissena polymorpha isolate Duluth1 chromosome 7, UMN_Dpol_1.0, whole genome shotgun sequence genomic region, the following are encoded:
- the LOC127838815 gene encoding sodium-coupled monocarboxylate transporter 1-like, with translation MQNDSLSWENHESCRKVCELCPGDKIGVFSVVDYVLFAAVLVISAAIGVYYMVREYMNAKKATADDVLMGGRDIGIFPIAMSLMASFMSAITVLGTPTEMYNVNTSYWVAGLAMIPTVIVTNHVFLPFFHELSLTSAYEYLEKRFNRTTRVCASVLFIINMILYMGVVLYAPALALNQVTGLSLALSIVSIGIVCTFYTALGGLRAVVWTDTFQTFVVMAGLIAVTIQGSKDLGGIDKVWSIADNGGRIFFLDWSGDPTTRHSVWSLLIGSFVGQLTIYAANQTMIQRYLAIKDPQNSQKALYLSLPLTLILSSLVCVVGIVIYATYHSCDPYLLGHVHARDQLLPFLVMDKLTFLPGLSGLFVACIFSASLSSISSGLNALAIVILEDIVKIIWEMKNITPSPETVTRLAKILGLVCGGIVIGVAFVAQFLGQTVLQIMLSIFGMVGGPLLGLFISGLFLPWINEWGALSGLIISSLLNFWVGIGSSVALPVPDVIHVSTDMCSYFNNTCAASENVTLDTVTTTMAAMATTSPDDVLWVYRMSYLWYALFAVIVSLIVGTIVTIVTSYITDFQRPEDVDPKLIHHWVDRVCCYLPLCVKRVYRIEEERDKSVSYSEDKDIELHETGYYVNNALETEMVVKVHNGQPSATIDNGTKL, from the exons ATGCAGAACGACAGTCTCAGCTGGGAAAACCACGAGTCATGCCGGAAGGTGTGCGAGCTGTGTCCCGGCGACAAGATCGGCGTCTTCTCCGTTGTCGACTACGTCCTGTTCGCCGCGGTGCTCGTCATTTCCGCCGCCATCGGCGTCTACTACATGGTGCGCGAGTACATGAACGCTAAGAAGGCGACCGCCGACGATGTGCTAATGGGCGGCCGCGACATCGGCATCTTCCCGATCGCGATGAGCCTCATGGCGAGTTTCATGTCGGCGATAACAGTGTTGGGGACGCCGACGGAGATGTACAACGTGAACACGAGCTACTGGGTGGCCGGCCTCGCTATGATCCCGACGGTGATCGTCACCAACCACGTGTTCCTGCCGTTCTTCCACGAGCTCAGTCTCACCAGCGCCTACGAG TACCTGGAGAAACGGTTCAACCGAACTACAAGAGTGTGCGCATCCGTTCTATTTATTATAAACATG ATACTCTACATGGGTGTGGTGCTATACGCCCCGGCTCTCGCACTCAACCAAG TGACAGGACTCTCTCTGGCTCTGTCTATCGTGTCTATTGGCATCGTCTGTACATTCTACACGGCATTA GGCGGTTTACGTGCAGTCGTATGGACGGACACGTTTCAGACGTTCGTCGTCATGGCAGGTCTAATTGCCGTCACCATCCAGGGATCGAAAGACCTGGGCGGCATTGACAAGGTTTGGTCCATCGCCGACAACGGGGGAAGAATCTTCTTTTTAGA CTGGAGCGGGGATCCAACCACGCGACATTCTGTGTGGTCGCTTTTGATTGGCTCGTTCGTCGGTCAGCTGACCATCTACGCAGCCAATCAGACGATGATTCAGAGATACCTTGCGATCAAGGACCCACAAAATTCACAAAA GGCCTTGTACCTCAGTCTGCCCCTCACTCTTATCCTCTCCTCGCTCGTCTGCGTCGTCGGCATCGTCATCTACGCAACCTACCACTCGTGCGACCCGTATCTCCTCGGCCACGTGCATGCGCGCGATcag CTGTTACCGTTTCTCGTGATGGACAAACTTACCTTCCTGCCGGGTCTGTCCGGCCTTTTTGTCGCCTGCATATTTAGTGCATCCCTAAG CTCCATATCGTCCGGCCTGAACGCTCTGGCCATCGTGATCCTGGAGGACATTGTGAAGATAATCTGGGAGATGAAGAACATCACGCCCAGCCCTGAAACCGTCACCAGACTCGCCAAGATTCTAG GTCTCGTTTGCGGCGGTATTGTCATCGGTGTTGCTTTCGTCGCACAGTTCCTTGGGCAGACCGTACTGCAA ATTATGCTGAGTATATTCGGTATGGTGGGTGGACCCTTGTTAGGTCTCTTCATCTCGGGACTATTTCTGCCGTGGATAAACGAATGG GGGGCTCTGTCAGGCCTGATAATCAGCTCCTTGCTCAATTTCTGGGTGGGAATCGGCTCGAGCGTCGCACTTCCGGTACCGGATGTAATTCACGTAAGCACAGACATGTGCTCTTACTTCAACAACACGTGCGCGGCCTCTGAGAACGTGACTTTAGACACAGTGACCACCACCATGGCAGCAATGGCGACCACGTCGCCTGATGACGTTTT ATGGGTCTACCGGATGTCGTATCTATGGTACGCCCTATTTGCCGTAATAGTTTCGCTCATCGTCGGGACCATTGTTACCATTGTTACCTCCTATATCACAG ATTTCCAGCGGCCAGAGGATGTGGATCCTAAGCTGATTCACCACTGGGTTGACAGAGTCTGTTGTTATCTGCCCCTATGCGTGAAGAGAGTATACAGA ATCGAAGAAGAACGAGACAAAAGTGTATCTTATTCCGAAGATAAAGACATAGAACTTCACGAAACAGGTTACTACGTGAACAACGCTTTGGAAACCGAAATGGTCGTCAAGGTACATAACGGTCAGCCGTCAGCCACTATAGACAACGGAACAAAATTATGA